From the genome of Acidimicrobiia bacterium:
TGCTCGAGACAATGTACGACGCCCCTGGGGTAGGTCTGGCGGGCCCACAAGTCGGCGTGGAGAAACAGATATTTGTTTTTGACATCGGATCTGGTCCCGGCGCTCTAATAAATCCCCGGATACTCAAGACGGAGGGAACCTGGGTCTATAACGAAGGATGCCTTTCGGTGCCGGGCCTGTGGTTCGAGATCGAGCGCCCTGGCTTTGTTGTCGCTACAGGTCTTGATTTGGACGGTAAGGAAATAACTGTTGAGGGCGACGAACTTCTCGGCCGGCTACTTCTTCACGAAACCGACCATTTAGAGGGCGTACTTCTCATCGACCGGCTTGACCGGGAGCGCCGAAAGGAGGCCCTAGCTGAGATCAGGCGAAGGCTTATGTAATGTCTGGTAGGGCGCGCGTTGTGTTCTTCGGTTCTCCAACCTGTGCTGTGCCGTCATTGAGAGCTCTCTGCGAGTGGGGCGCGGACATCGTCTATGTCGTTACCCAACCAGCTCGCGGAAGAAAGAGAGGTCGCAGAGACATTCCCACCCCTGTAGCTTGCGAGGCTGCATCTCGAGGGATTCGGGTACTTTCTCCGTCCAAAGTGAACCAAATTCTCCCCCAGATTCAGGAGTCTCGGTCAGATGCCGGCGTAATCGTCGCTTATGGCCAAATCATTCCCAAGGAAATGATCGAGATATTTCGCAACGGGATACTCAATTTGCATTTTTCTCTGCTACCCAGGTGGAGAGGGGCGGCACCGGTCCAGCGGGCGATACTAGCCGGAGATACGACAACAGGCGTCTGCACAATGTTGATTGACGAAGGCCTTGATACGGGGCCCGTGCTCGAGTGTGAGGCCACGCAGATAGAGCCACGAGAGCGTGCGGGTGAGTTGGAAGCAAGGCTTGCCGAAATTGGAGCACGCCTTGTCATTCGTTCACTCGAGGCAATCTTGGAAGGGACGGCTCGACCTAAGCCACAGCCAGCGGATGGCGTGACTTACGCGCCTCCCCTAAAACGGGAGGAGTGTCAGATTGACTGGAGCAAAAGTGCCTTCGATATCGAAAGGCTAGTTCGGGCCGCACACCCGAGCCCTTGCGCATTCACATACTTGAGGGGAAAGCTCATAAAAATCCACAGAGCTTTTGCGATTTCGGAAGCGTCACTGCCAGAGTGGGGGCGGCAACCTGGCAAATCTCCCGGAGACGTGGTGGTCGATGAAAACGGCCAGCTGAGGGTGGTTTGCGGGGACGGCATCCTCGTTCTAGAGGAGGTTCAGCCCGAGGGAAAAAGGGTAATGTTGGCGAGAGAGTTCCTTCGGGGCGTGCGCATGAGTAACACTATTCGACTGGGCACATCATGATCTGTCTGCGATGAAACCCAAGCTTGCCCCCTCGATACTTTCGGCTGATTTTTGGGCACTCGGGGATGCAATTGAGGCTGTCTCCGAACATGCCGACATGATTCATGTTGATGTCATGGACGGTTGTTTCGTACCTAACATCACCATGGGAAATGTCGTAATCGAGGCCATAAAGGCTCACAGCAATCTGTTCGTCGACTGTCATTTAATGGCGGTTAGGCCTGCCTCCCACTTCGATTCGCTTGCAGCCTCCGGAGCCGACTCGATCAGTTTTCACTATGAGGCGAGCGACGATCCGCGTAAAGACCTGAGCTCGCTGCGGAAGCTAGGTATTGGGGCATCCATTGCGATCAATCCATCCACATCTGAAGAGGTACTCATTACGTTGCTCGACTCGACCGACATGGTGGTAGTGATGTCTGTAAATCCGGGTTTCTCTGGTCAGAGGTTCATAGAGTCTGCCATCGATAAGATTAGGTGCATAAGACAGTGGCGGGAAGAAATGGGACTTGGTTTTGAGATCGAGGTGGACGGGGGGATAACAGCCGAGAACATTGAAAGAGCGGCAGAAGCGGGAGCCACGGTTTTTGTCTCCGCCAGCTCGATATTTGGGAGCAAGGATCCGGCGGGAGCTGCAGCAGAGCTGAAGCGGCTGGCATCTGTGGGGATGGCTCGGTGCCCCTTCGGAGCATCGTCGCCGCAAAAGGCGGTGGGTGCAGATAATCTATTGTGGGGAAAAGAGCAATGACACAGACGAGCGAGTCCACATCCAAGAAAACCATCGTCGTCGTGGACGATGACAGGGATATCCGGATGATACTGAGGGCCAACCTCGAGGACGAGGGTTACGAGGTTATAGAGGCCAGTGGAGGGCGACAAGCACTCGAACTGATTCGGGAGAGCGAACCTGATTTGGTCGTACTCGACATCATGATGCCGGAGGTCGACGGATACGATGTACTCCAGGAGTTGAGAAGCACGCCCGAGTATGCGGAACTCCCTGTAGTCCTTCTGACCGCTCGGCGTCAAGAGGCTGATGTGTGGGAGGGGTGGTCCGCTGGTGCCGACTACTACATAACAAAGCCCTTCAAAATGAACGAACTAGTGCAATTCATTCGTTACATCTTCGGCGAGGATTAGCTTGGACTAAAAAACCTCGGCTCGCGGTTCTCTTGTCCGACGATGATTCCATACCAGACTCTTCGCTGAGTTTCCTTGGTGTTTTAGATGGATCCCGAGCACGCCACCGTCGAGGCGTTCATGAAAGAAGCAGTCCGGCTGGCCACGCGCGGCCGGTGGACCGCGCATCCCAACCCCGCTGTGGGGGCGGTGGTTGTCAAGGACGGGCAGATAGTAGGCAGGGGATACCACAGGGGCCCCGGGACACCCCATGCGGAAGCGGAAGCATTGAAAGAGGCCGGGACCGAAGCGTACGGGGCCGACCTTTACGTAACTTTGGAGCCGTGTGTGCACACCGGCAGAACTCCACCTTGTACTGAAGCCATCCTCGCGTCGCGGGTGCACAGGGTATTTATCGGAATGATAGATCCCGACAAAAGAGTCTCCGGTAGGGGAGTGGAGCTTCTGAGGCAGAAAGGACTTAAAGTTGAAGTGGGGTTCGCTCAAAAAGAAGTAGAGGCAATCGACCCGGAGTACTTCCACCATAAGAAAACGGGCCGCCCCTTCGTCCGTTACAAAACAGCTGCGACTCTCGACGGCTTCGTCGCCGCAGCCGATGGCAGCTCTAAGTGGATCACCTCTGGCAAAGCGCGCGAGGACGCACACTTCTACCGGGCTCGAGCCGATGCTATAGCCGTTGGGTCAGGCACTGTGGTTGCCGATGATCCCGAGCTTACCTGCAGGCTCGATGGATTCGAGGGGCCGCAGCCAGTACGCGTAATCTTTGACACGTCGGGAAGACTATCGGGAAACGAGAAGCTGTTTTCAACTGCCGCTAGCTTTGAGGGGGGTGCGATCGCAATCTTCAGCGGCCCCGCTGGTGCGAAGAGCTTAAGCGCCAAGCTTCGCTCTGCCGGACACGAAGTCGAGGTGGTATCCGCAGGCGATCTAGGCTGTTGGCATATTTCAAATCTACCGCGCGTCGGAGTTGTAACGACAAAGCTGTCGGGCGGTGTGGTAGATGTAGGTTCGACCTTGCGTTTTTTGGGATCTGTACAGATCGTAGAGCTGCTCTTGGAAGGGGGACCTCGATTAGCGGCATCCTTTGTGGCAGGAGGATACATAGACGAAATGGTCTTGTACATAGGGGCCAAGTTGTTGGGTGGCGGTGGCATTCCGATCCTTGAAGGTGAGGT
Proteins encoded in this window:
- the ribD gene encoding bifunctional diaminohydroxyphosphoribosylaminopyrimidine deaminase/5-amino-6-(5-phosphoribosylamino)uracil reductase RibD, translated to MDPEHATVEAFMKEAVRLATRGRWTAHPNPAVGAVVVKDGQIVGRGYHRGPGTPHAEAEALKEAGTEAYGADLYVTLEPCVHTGRTPPCTEAILASRVHRVFIGMIDPDKRVSGRGVELLRQKGLKVEVGFAQKEVEAIDPEYFHHKKTGRPFVRYKTAATLDGFVAAADGSSKWITSGKAREDAHFYRARADAIAVGSGTVVADDPELTCRLDGFEGPQPVRVIFDTSGRLSGNEKLFSTAASFEGGAIAIFSGPAGAKSLSAKLRSAGHEVEVVSAGDLGCWHISNLPRVGVVTTKLSGGVVDVGSTLRFLGSVQIVELLLEGGPRLAASFVAGGYIDEMVLYIGAKLLGGGGIPILEGEVGQSIDSAEMWQVCEVSRIESDAKIVARPIGDDSGQHDRA
- a CDS encoding methionyl-tRNA formyltransferase; translated protein: MSGRARVVFFGSPTCAVPSLRALCEWGADIVYVVTQPARGRKRGRRDIPTPVACEAASRGIRVLSPSKVNQILPQIQESRSDAGVIVAYGQIIPKEMIEIFRNGILNLHFSLLPRWRGAAPVQRAILAGDTTTGVCTMLIDEGLDTGPVLECEATQIEPRERAGELEARLAEIGARLVIRSLEAILEGTARPKPQPADGVTYAPPLKREECQIDWSKSAFDIERLVRAAHPSPCAFTYLRGKLIKIHRAFAISEASLPEWGRQPGKSPGDVVVDENGQLRVVCGDGILVLEEVQPEGKRVMLAREFLRGVRMSNTIRLGTS
- the def gene encoding peptide deformylase, encoding MAILPIRKYGDPVLRRVASRVSPGEIGPELRKLADDMLETMYDAPGVGLAGPQVGVEKQIFVFDIGSGPGALINPRILKTEGTWVYNEGCLSVPGLWFEIERPGFVVATGLDLDGKEITVEGDELLGRLLLHETDHLEGVLLIDRLDRERRKEALAEIRRRLM
- the rpe gene encoding ribulose-phosphate 3-epimerase yields the protein MKPKLAPSILSADFWALGDAIEAVSEHADMIHVDVMDGCFVPNITMGNVVIEAIKAHSNLFVDCHLMAVRPASHFDSLAASGADSISFHYEASDDPRKDLSSLRKLGIGASIAINPSTSEEVLITLLDSTDMVVVMSVNPGFSGQRFIESAIDKIRCIRQWREEMGLGFEIEVDGGITAENIERAAEAGATVFVSASSIFGSKDPAGAAAELKRLASVGMARCPFGASSPQKAVGADNLLWGKEQ
- a CDS encoding two-component system response regulator translates to MTQTSESTSKKTIVVVDDDRDIRMILRANLEDEGYEVIEASGGRQALELIRESEPDLVVLDIMMPEVDGYDVLQELRSTPEYAELPVVLLTARRQEADVWEGWSAGADYYITKPFKMNELVQFIRYIFGED